The region GTCCCCGGACGGGCGTGCGGAGAGCTATGGGCACTACTTCGCCGCTGAGTTTGCGGGTGTGTTTGAGCGGATGGGCGCCCGTCCGCGTCTCTACCGCACGTCCGAGATGTACCGGGCGGGACAGTTTGACGAGACCATCCGGCTGGCGCTCGATCAGGTCGACGTGATCCGGGAGATCTATCGGGAGGTGACGCACAGCAGCCGGATCGACGACCACTGGTGGCCGATCCAGGTCTTGTGCCAGCGCTGCGGCCGGATCGGGACGACCGGCGTCTCGAGCTGGGACGGCGGCGAAGTGGAATACGAATGCGCTCCTGATAAGGTGGCGTGGGCCCAGGGATGCGGATACCACGGGAGGCGCTCGCCATTTCGAGGCGGCGCGAAACTGCTCTATCGGGTTGAGTGGCCGGCAAAGTGGATGATCCTGGGCGTGACGGTGGAGGGAGCGGGGAAGGATCACATGACCCGGGGCGGCACGCACGATGTGGCCCGCGCGATCAGTACTCGGGTGTTCCGGCGGCCCGTGCCGTACGCCTTCGCATACGAATTTCTCTTGTATGGCGGCAAGAAGATGGGCTCATCCGCGGCGGTGGGGGCGACGGCGGCGGAGATCTTGGATGTGCTCCGGCCGGAGTTGGCGCGGTTCCTCATCGTCCGTCCGCTCCCGCGCCGCCAGTTGGAATTCGACCCTCGAGGCGAGACCATCCCTACCTTGTACGACGAGTGCGATCGGGCGGCCGCAGCGTACTTTCGTGAGGCCGAGAATCCCGATCTCGCGCGAACGTTCTACTATTCGCGGATCGCGGGCGATCCGGCGCAATCGTACCGTCCCAGGTTTGCGAAGGTCGCGTACTTGCTTCAAATGCCAACCGTGGATCTGCCCAGGGCCATCGCGCGCGAAAAGGGCGGCCCCCTGACCGAGGCCGATCGGGAAGAGCTCGACCATCGCGTCGCCGACGCCAGGCGGTGGCTCGCCGCGTATGCCCCGGAGCACTACAAGTTCGAAGTTCTCCCGCATCTGCCGACATCGGTCGCGATGCTGACGCGGGTGCAGCGCCAGTACCTGGCGCGCATCGCGGAGGGCCTCGGTGGCCG is a window of bacterium DNA encoding:
- the lysS gene encoding lysine--tRNA ligase, with the protein product MWVDLLAEDLLKQHAGPHIVNDAKTPSGHVSVGSLRGVIMHDCVTRALRDANVSTEFLYGFDDYDPMDGLPPDLPEYARYMGMPFADIPSPDGRAESYGHYFAAEFAGVFERMGARPRLYRTSEMYRAGQFDETIRLALDQVDVIREIYREVTHSSRIDDHWWPIQVLCQRCGRIGTTGVSSWDGGEVEYECAPDKVAWAQGCGYHGRRSPFRGGAKLLYRVEWPAKWMILGVTVEGAGKDHMTRGGTHDVARAISTRVFRRPVPYAFAYEFLLYGGKKMGSSAAVGATAAEILDVLRPELARFLIVRPLPRRQLEFDPRGETIPTLYDECDRAAAAYFREAENPDLARTFYYSRIAGDPAQSYRPRFAKVAYLLQMPTVDLPRAIAREKGGPLTEADREELDHRVADARRWLAAYAPEHYKFEVLPHLPTSVAMLTRVQRQYLARIAEGLGGR